The following proteins are co-located in the Escherichia fergusonii ATCC 35469 genome:
- a CDS encoding tripartite tricarboxylate transporter TctB family protein, giving the protein MNTKQSVAQLAVPHRKRLSSTVVVALLLCVVAGAVIINAADFPATAIETDPGASAFPTFYACALIVLAVLLVIRDLLLAKPVPCANAQEKPAFRKTATGIAATAFYIVAMSYCGYLITTPVFLIVIMALMGYRRWVLTPGIALLLTAILWLLFVEALQVPLPVGTFFE; this is encoded by the coding sequence ATGAACACAAAACAGTCTGTTGCTCAACTCGCCGTACCGCACCGCAAGCGCCTTTCATCCACTGTGGTGGTGGCGCTGTTACTTTGTGTGGTTGCTGGCGCGGTGATAATTAATGCCGCTGATTTTCCAGCAACTGCCATTGAAACGGATCCCGGTGCAAGTGCCTTCCCTACTTTCTATGCCTGCGCTCTGATTGTGCTCGCTGTCTTACTGGTGATACGCGATCTTTTGCTGGCAAAACCAGTCCCTTGCGCCAACGCACAGGAAAAACCGGCATTCAGGAAAACGGCAACAGGAATTGCGGCAACCGCGTTTTATATCGTGGCAATGAGCTACTGCGGTTATCTCATTACTACTCCTGTTTTCCTCATCGTCATTATGGCATTGATGGGCTACAGGCGATGGGTACTCACACCGGGTATTGCGCTGCTGTTAACGGCAATCCTCTGGTTGCTGTTTGTCGAAGCGTTACAGGTGCCATTGCCTGTCGGCACATTTTTCGAATAA
- a CDS encoding tripartite tricarboxylate transporter permease, giving the protein MFESELLTQGFSTLLSNPQALLFATFGVMLGIMIGALPGLTATMGVAILLPFTYGMEPVSGLLMICGVFFGGVYGGSITAILLKIPGTPAAAATAIDGYELTKQGKAGLALSAATFSSFSGGTLSIIVLMFLSPVLASWALKFSASESFALATFGLSIIASISGESLIKGLIAGVGGLLIATIGLDPMGGFPRFTGGFVELMNVPFIPVMIGLFAASEAFRSMEQNQQIRQGAKVAIGSLLLPWQTLRRIALTILRSSGLGVFIGMIPGAGADIAAFVAYNETRRFSKTPENFGKGEIKAVASCEAGANGCTGGALLPMLTLGIPGDAVTAIMLGALTLQGMQPGPLMFTDHGDMVYTLFVGMIFCYFMLLVLGLLSLKVIGNVVKIPGNILTPMILALCVVGTYALNNSLFDVGIMLIAGVVGYFMQKGGYPASPVVLALIMGPMAESNFRRALSLSGGSLDFLYTRPITLALLTLAAFTLLTPIIRKIMRLRRQ; this is encoded by the coding sequence ATGTTTGAAAGTGAACTTTTAACTCAGGGGTTTTCGACATTACTCAGTAATCCTCAGGCGCTACTGTTTGCCACGTTTGGAGTGATGCTGGGTATTATGATTGGCGCTCTGCCTGGCCTGACAGCGACCATGGGTGTGGCGATTTTGCTGCCTTTCACCTACGGCATGGAGCCTGTTTCTGGCTTGTTGATGATTTGCGGTGTCTTTTTTGGTGGTGTGTATGGTGGTTCTATCACCGCAATTTTGCTCAAAATTCCCGGTACACCTGCCGCCGCTGCCACCGCCATTGACGGTTATGAGTTAACGAAGCAGGGAAAAGCCGGGCTGGCGTTAAGTGCCGCCACGTTCTCTTCTTTTAGCGGTGGAACGCTCAGCATTATCGTATTGATGTTTCTCTCTCCGGTCCTTGCCAGTTGGGCGTTGAAATTTAGTGCCTCGGAGTCCTTCGCCCTGGCAACCTTCGGACTAAGCATTATTGCCAGTATTTCCGGTGAGTCGCTGATTAAAGGGCTGATTGCCGGGGTTGGCGGATTACTGATCGCAACGATAGGCCTTGATCCAATGGGCGGTTTTCCACGCTTTACAGGTGGATTTGTGGAGCTGATGAATGTGCCATTTATCCCGGTGATGATTGGTTTATTTGCTGCTTCAGAAGCATTCCGCTCTATGGAGCAAAACCAGCAAATTCGTCAGGGGGCGAAGGTGGCTATCGGCAGTCTGTTACTGCCCTGGCAAACACTACGCCGCATCGCATTAACCATTTTGCGCTCATCAGGATTAGGGGTTTTTATCGGCATGATCCCCGGTGCGGGGGCAGATATTGCAGCTTTTGTTGCCTATAACGAAACTCGTCGTTTCAGTAAGACGCCTGAAAACTTTGGTAAGGGTGAGATTAAGGCGGTGGCCTCCTGTGAGGCAGGCGCGAATGGCTGCACCGGTGGCGCATTGTTACCTATGCTGACGCTGGGGATCCCAGGCGATGCGGTAACTGCCATCATGCTGGGCGCGTTAACGTTACAAGGGATGCAGCCAGGCCCACTGATGTTTACCGACCACGGCGATATGGTTTATACGCTGTTTGTCGGCATGATCTTTTGTTACTTCATGCTGCTAGTTCTTGGACTGCTCTCTTTGAAAGTCATCGGTAACGTGGTGAAGATCCCCGGCAATATTCTCACGCCGATGATCCTCGCGCTTTGTGTTGTTGGGACTTATGCGCTGAACAACAGCCTGTTTGATGTTGGCATTATGCTGATTGCAGGCGTGGTGGGCTATTTCATGCAAAAAGGGGGGTATCCGGCGTCACCCGTAGTGCTGGCATTGATTATGGGGCCAATGGCGGAAAGTAATTTTCGCCGTGCGCTGTCGCTTTCAGGGGGGTCACTCGACTTCCTGTATACCCGACCGATAACCCTGGCATTGCTGACTCTGGCAGCCTTTACGCTACTGACGCCAATAATCCGCAAAATTATGCGCTTACGGCGTCAGTAA
- the udp gene encoding uridine phosphorylase encodes MSKSDVFHLGLTKNDLQGATLAIVPGDPDRVEKIATLMEKPVKLASHREFTTWRAELDGKPVIVCSTGIGGPSTSIAVEELAQLGIRTFLRIGTTGAIQPHINVGDVLVTTASVRLDGASLHFAPLEFPAVADFECTTALVEAAKSIGATTHVGVTASSDTFYPGQERYDTYSGRVVRHFKGSMEEWQAMGVMNYEMESATLLTMCASQGLRAGMVAGVIVNRTQQEIPNAETMKQTESHAVKIVVEAARRLLK; translated from the coding sequence ATGTCCAAGTCTGATGTTTTTCATCTCGGCCTCACTAAAAACGATTTACAAGGGGCTACGCTGGCTATCGTTCCTGGCGACCCGGATCGCGTGGAAAAAATTGCAACGCTGATGGAAAAGCCAGTTAAGCTGGCATCTCACCGCGAATTCACCACCTGGCGTGCTGAGCTGGATGGTAAACCTGTCATTGTTTGTTCTACTGGTATCGGTGGTCCTTCCACTTCTATTGCTGTTGAAGAGCTGGCACAGCTGGGTATCCGTACTTTCCTGCGTATTGGTACTACGGGCGCAATTCAGCCGCATATCAATGTCGGCGATGTGCTGGTGACCACTGCGTCTGTTCGTCTGGATGGCGCGAGCCTGCACTTCGCTCCGCTGGAGTTCCCGGCTGTGGCTGATTTCGAATGTACGACCGCGCTGGTTGAAGCGGCGAAGTCAATTGGTGCAACCACTCACGTTGGCGTGACGGCTTCTTCCGACACCTTCTACCCAGGCCAGGAACGCTACGACACTTACTCTGGTCGTGTTGTGCGCCACTTTAAAGGTTCGATGGAAGAGTGGCAGGCGATGGGCGTAATGAACTATGAAATGGAATCTGCAACCCTGCTGACCATGTGTGCAAGCCAGGGCCTGCGTGCGGGTATGGTGGCGGGCGTTATCGTCAATCGTACCCAGCAAGAGATCCCGAATGCTGAGACGATGAAACAAACCGAAAGCCATGCGGTGAAAATCGTGGTGGAAGCGGCGCGTCGTCTGCTGAAATAA